TGATCGCCTTTCAATATCATCAACAGCATGTTTCTCCTCAGATTTCTGACTTTTATCTGAATCATCAATAGAATGCTTCTCCTCAGACTTACTTATATCTGAATTATCCACATCAAATGGAACGGAGCTTCCTTCCCTTTCTTTAACCACAGGATTCCCAGTCTCAGCATCTGAACCTGAAAGACCAGAGCCAGGTGGCTCAACGGATAAAGCTCGTGGCAGGTCATTTTTCAATGCTCCAACTCCACTTTTTAGCATGGCTGCAAACATCTTTGCTCGTTTCAATCTCTCTGCCTTAAGTTTCTGCTCTTTAGTCATATGTGCTTCAGAGGAGTCTGCTTCCCTAGCTGCGGCAATAGCTACTGTTTCTGCAATAGCCTTGGTAACAGGGATAGGAGCATCCAGATTTTGATGAAAAGTGGACAAATACCCACCATCACCTCCAAGGCCATGAACACTACTACTTGATGTCTTGGTAAAAATATCTAAATTAGGGTTTTTAATACCCCTAGTCGCAGCCTGAAGAATAGCAGCTGCTGATGCTGCATCCATGCCAACTGTGTTTTGAGAATGGCAGTCTTTGGGAGTTGGATCTTGACCATCCTTTTTTGACTTGCCAATAATCATCTTGAATTTCTCTTTTCTGTCTATATCATTTGGTAGATCAGAACCCATAGATCCACATGAGAGATCATCACTTTCTTCATGTACAGCAGTATTGTCCCCTGCACGACCTGATGAATTGTGTTTCTGGTGGTCCTTGCCTGGTAACTTACCCTGAAAGCAAATAGAAAGATCAGTTAGTTGCAGCTAAAATATGCATTTAGCAATACCTTAAAATTCATCAAACGAACGTGTCCTAAAGTATTCATTGAATTTACTTGGTGCATAAAATACCTCCTTAACCCCAACAAAATAGTTACAAAAAGGATAGCAGGAAAATACAACTGAGAAACACACCTCGTCAGcattttgaagagcttttagaTAGTAAGTATGATATCGATTAGATGGCAGAAGAAATGGGAACCTTCCATGAGCACGATCTTGTTCAGCAAGAACAGCCTCAACTTGTTTGCCATTTTTTAAGACGAACTCAACTATCCTCTCAATAACTCTTTTCAAGTCAGATGGAGGTTCAACAACAGGTAGTTCAATCTTAGCAGTACTAGGCACATAAGTTTGTGACTTGTTTGCAGCATTAGATGCTGAATCCAAGTCATCAGCTGTTTTTGCTCGAGCTGCAGTCGCTGTCTTAACAGTACTGATAGAGTGATTCCGCTTAATAACAGGGACTCTTTCTTTCAAAGAGGGCACTGGACTTTTAGATATGCTTCCATCCTTATTGGCAGTATTTGAAGATGATTCAGCCTGTTCTGTTTCTGGGGAAGCACTTGTACCAGCAGCATCAACAGCAGCTCCCTCACATTTGTCTCTTTCAAAGTCACAAGTATTCTCAGTTGTACCATCTTCATCCTCTCCAGATCCATAGACAGATCCAAGCAAAGACAGTGCACCACCCGTTTGATCAAGCCCCTTACTTTTATTCTTGTCCACAGTTGAGTCACCGTCGTCTATGTTAGCTTTCAAAAGTTCTTGATGATCaacaagaaacctaaaatatggatgaagatgatgatcagGCATCAGGAAGCCAAATGTTGGATTATCTCCTTGCTTCACCCTCAGAATAATTTCTGACTGGCTTCCATGTTTTCTTACAAACGTTGCAGTCCTTGAAATAATCTGATGTACCTTATCACTTGGAGGctggaaaagaaaaacaaataaaaatggtTTCTTCATCAGCAAATGTGAATTTCAATATTAGAACAAAGTATAATTTTGAAAAGGGGGTTTACAAGCAGAATATATAGGTACATAAAGATCTTACTAAAAAACACAAGAAAACCTCACATATACTTGGATAATCATACAGATCAAGAAACAGAACTTTATGAAGATATTTTTCAATCCATTGGCTCTCAAGAGGTAAAGAATCAACGAATTTCTATCATCCTAATCCCACCTGCATGACCCCTTCTCATGATATCAAAAGGAAACAAGGTGCCTGTGAATGGCTACCTTGAGTCAAAAGAACTCCATATATGCTCCGAGCATCTGAAACTTAGACATCATAAGCCTTAGAATAACACATGTACCCTAGACAATTATCACCTAATCACATTGGTTAAACAATGAAACGTCAATTAAATGTGTAACATCTGAAAATAACACAACAAACTATATTTTAAGAGATGGGATACTCACCAGGTTATGGAGTAAGTTTTCTGGTACTGGGAAGTTAGGATGAAAACCAGCGTCAGTATCACTGTCCTTCGTCTCCATGGACACGTTAGAATTTTCATATGAAAATGCAACAGCTCGATAGCCAGCTGAATTCACTGGACCTGAATCATTATCTAAACAAACACAGAAAGGCGACAGCCATGATCAGAATCACATATAATTCTCAAGAGCAACAATATCATACACCTAGAATGGTAAAGACACTAACACCAAAGAAATTAAACATAACCGGAAGCCAGGAGAAAATATCCTTACTTGCATTCTGACACAGGAACCGTAGCAAATTACAGTCCATCCTGCAAATGTGGAGATTGTTGTTGTACAAACAAAAGAACTCAACATTCTTAGGTGGAAGTTGGGAAAAAAGTTGTTCCAACATCCACTGacaaaagagagaaaatttttTGACTTGATAGCCAACGTTGCACATCGCCTAATTGCCTCAACTAAAGTAATATCTCAACCAAATATAAGAGTGTGTCCAAACGATGAGTGAATTGAACACAATTGTTTAAAGATTATTTTAAGGacaaatattataaaattaCTAGCTATGAAGCACGGATACCTCTGCTGGTCTCCAACACCAACATGACATTTGTAACACAATTCTTCACCGTGTCCAAATACAAAATAATAATTTGCAGCTCGGACACTTGAGCCGATATCTCTTCTTGGCTGGACACCTCTAGGGAATTTacatcatttatttttttttaaaaatcattaaaGAAATTACTAATTTATCACTTGATGAACTAGAGGCTAGACTTCAATGACAATAATAAACAAGGAGGCGAAGCTGTTAGATAAATTAGCTCTGTTGTTTAGACAAAGCGGTGTTTTTTAGTATCTTTTTATGAAGCTCATTGTCATAGAGCTCGTTTTCTTAACTTACTATGCAGGGTCCCGATGTCCTACTTTTTGGAGGTTAGCCGTGTCGCAGGTGTAAGTGTAAGTGTTGTGTCGAAATCGGTGCTTCATAGATTACTAGTGATTCATTAAAAGCCTTCACTCTATACACACAATAAATTACAAAGATATATGAAGTCCTCTGTATAACAATACACAAAAGAGAACCAATCTAACATCATTTCATTCATAGCAAACCTCTCATCATGTCATGTAAGGAAACATTCTACCTACATCGCATTAAGAAGCAACATCATCAAGTAAAAGTCAACAACCAAGCCTTATCATCATCGCCACTAGGTGAACTCCATCAAGTCCAAAACCAATTTTCTAGTCAAAACTTTTCCGAAGTTTTCTTACAAACTTCCTCTACCCTAGTTAACCTCTCAAccctcacaatttttttttcaatttctcttcTGAGAGCAACACAAAACATAAACAGTCAGAACAAAAATCATCAATCAAATTTCCCATTTCTTCTACTACAATTCCATCAAGCAACTCCAATAATAGTAAAACAAAACGAAATGGAAAAAGTGAAGAGGAAAAAAGTGCTGTGTACGGTACGATTAGGTTTACcttgtggttgttgttgttggtaaTGGTCAGGGGATGATGAAGGGAGGTCGAGATAGCGTTCGTAATCGAGGTCAGGTTCGGGAGGAGGAGGGCGGCGCTTGAGGCGGGGAGGAAGGGGACCGGAGAGAAGGTGGCGAACATCGTAGCGATCGATGGAGAGGGAGTTCCAGTCAACCAGAGCTTCCGGCGAGTTCACGAACGCCGCCATGGCGTCGTCGTCGAAGAACATCGCGTGTCGCCCAACCAACTCGAGATCCATCGTTTCTCCACTCTCCGATTGCTTCCAATTTGATGATGAATTTGAAATGGTTACTCTGACTCTGACCATGGATATGAAAGATGAATGATGATGGGCTTCAGAGTTTGTTGAACTTTGGGCCTTTAAGGCCCATTTATGCATGAACTGATTaggattgacaaaaaaaaactggTTATTATTACCATCTCTAATGGGGTTGTTTAATTCAGTTGGAGCACTGAAGTTTATAGCATCATTGGAGTAACATGATATGAcatttttggttttttaaaCTTTGGCAGTTTGGACTTACCAATATAGcgtttaagcaacccaacaataactttgcattggagatgcttaCACTCAATTATCAATAGTATGTATATTTAAAGAAAATGATACAGAATATGTGGCTAGCAATttaaccaaaaattatgataaatTATTGAACTAGTATGTATTATTTCATTATTGATTACTTCAATCATTTAAATCAGTGATAATCCAATATGTATTTTTAATCTAATATAATTTATTATGGAGATCCCAAAAAATTCATCATATACtaagttaaataaaaataataaatga
This is a stretch of genomic DNA from Lotus japonicus ecotype B-129 chromosome 1, LjGifu_v1.2. It encodes these proteins:
- the LOC130733085 gene encoding uncharacterized protein LOC130733085 isoform X4, whose translation is MKKPFLFVFLFQPPSDKVHQIISRTATFVRKHGSQSEIILRVKQGDNPTFGFLMPDHHLHPYFRFLVDHQELLKANIDDGDSTVDKNKSKGLDQTGGALSLLGSVYGSGEDEDGTTENTCDFERDKCEGAAVDAAGTSASPETEQAESSSNTANKDGSISKSPVPSLKERVPVIKRNHSISTVKTATAARAKTADDLDSASNAANKSQTYVPSTAKIELPVVEPPSDLKRVIERIVEFVLKNGKQVEAVLAEQDRAHGRFPFLLPSNRYHTYYLKALQNADEGKLPGKDHQKHNSSGRAGDNTAVHEESDDLSCGSMGSDLPNDIDRKEKFKMIIGKSKKDGQDPTPKDCHSQNTVGMDAASAAAILQAATRGIKNPNLDIFTKTSSSSVHGLGGDGGYLSTFHQNLDAPIPVTKAIAETVAIAAAREADSSEAHMTKEQKLKAERLKRAKMFAAMLKSGVGALKNDLPRALSVEPPGSGLSGSDAETGNPVVKEREGSSVPFDVDNSDISKSEEKHSIDDSDKSQKSEEKHAVDDIERRSKRKYRSRSSRHEEEEEEEEEEEEEKREDVRDHKRSRKKHRSHRSSHTSRDRDRDGRKHKRRHSSSKDKYSYRGAKHGISDDEHQHSSHHHKYDSSSDEKHRSSRRRQREDSMSDHEHKHSRRHKHETSSEDERRHRSRHTKHKSRSHVERESELEEGEVMKSDKSQQASEVERASREPSASLSNANHGPEISDVSDELRAKIRAMLAANL
- the LOC130733085 gene encoding uncharacterized protein LOC130733085 isoform X2; the protein is MCNVGYQVKKFSLFCQWMLEQLFSQLPPKNVEFFCLYNNNLHICRMDCNLLRFLCQNANNDSGPVNSAGYRAVAFSYENSNVSMETKDSDTDAGFHPNFPVPENLLHNLPPSDKVHQIISRTATFVRKHGSQSEIILRVKQGDNPTFGFLMPDHHLHPYFRFLVDHQELLKANIDDGDSTVDKNKSKGLDQTGGALSLLGSVYGSGEDEDGTTENTCDFERDKCEGAAVDAAGTSASPETEQAESSSNTANKDGSISKSPVPSLKERVPVIKRNHSISTVKTATAARAKTADDLDSASNAANKSQTYVPSTAKIELPVVEPPSDLKRVIERIVEFVLKNGKQVEAVLAEQDRAHGRFPFLLPSNRYHTYYLKALQNADEGKLPGKDHQKHNSSGRAGDNTAVHEESDDLSCGSMGSDLPNDIDRKEKFKMIIGKSKKDGQDPTPKDCHSQNTVGMDAASAAAILQAATRGIKNPNLDIFTKTSSSSVHGLGGDGGYLSTFHQNLDAPIPVTKAIAETVAIAAAREADSSEAHMTKEQKLKAERLKRAKMFAAMLKSGVGALKNDLPRALSVEPPGSGLSGSDAETGNPVVKEREGSSVPFDVDNSDISKSEEKHSIDDSDKSQKSEEKHAVDDIERRSKRKYRSRSSRHEEEEEEEEEEEEEKREDVRDHKRSRKKHRSHRSSHTSRDRDRDGRKHKRRHSSSKDKYSYRGAKHGISDDEHQHSSHHHKYDSSSDEKHRSSRRRQREDSMSDHEHKHSRRHKHETSSEDERRHRSRHTKHKSRSHVERESELEEGEVMKSDKSQQASEVERASREPSASLSNANHGPEISDVSDELRAKIRAMLAANL
- the LOC130733085 gene encoding uncharacterized protein LOC130733085 isoform X3, with protein sequence MDCNLLRFLCQNANNDSGPVNSAGYRAVAFSYENSNVSMETKDSDTDAGFHPNFPVPENLLHNLPPSDKVHQIISRTATFVRKHGSQSEIILRVKQGDNPTFGFLMPDHHLHPYFRFLVDHQELLKANIDDGDSTVDKNKSKGLDQTGGALSLLGSVYGSGEDEDGTTENTCDFERDKCEGAAVDAAGTSASPETEQAESSSNTANKDGSISKSPVPSLKERVPVIKRNHSISTVKTATAARAKTADDLDSASNAANKSQTYVPSTAKIELPVVEPPSDLKRVIERIVEFVLKNGKQVEAVLAEQDRAHGRFPFLLPSNRYHTYYLKALQNADEGKLPGKDHQKHNSSGRAGDNTAVHEESDDLSCGSMGSDLPNDIDRKEKFKMIIGKSKKDGQDPTPKDCHSQNTVGMDAASAAAILQAATRGIKNPNLDIFTKTSSSSVHGLGGDGGYLSTFHQNLDAPIPVTKAIAETVAIAAAREADSSEAHMTKEQKLKAERLKRAKMFAAMLKSGVGALKNDLPRALSVEPPGSGLSGSDAETGNPVVKEREGSSVPFDVDNSDISKSEEKHSIDDSDKSQKSEEKHAVDDIERRSKRKYRSRSSRHEEEEEEEEEEEEEKREDVRDHKRSRKKHRSHRSSHTSRDRDRDGRKHKRRHSSSKDKYSYRGAKHGISDDEHQHSSHHHKYDSSSDEKHRSSRRRQREDSMSDHEHKHSRRHKHETSSEDERRHRSRHTKHKSRSHVERESELEEGEVMKSDKSQQASEVERASREPSASLSNANHGPEISDVSDELRAKIRAMLAANL
- the LOC130733085 gene encoding uncharacterized protein LOC130733085 isoform X1; the protein is MDLELVGRHAMFFDDDAMAAFVNSPEALVDWNSLSIDRYDVRHLLSGPLPPRLKRRPPPPEPDLDYERYLDLPSSSPDHYQQQQPQDNDSGPVNSAGYRAVAFSYENSNVSMETKDSDTDAGFHPNFPVPENLLHNLPPSDKVHQIISRTATFVRKHGSQSEIILRVKQGDNPTFGFLMPDHHLHPYFRFLVDHQELLKANIDDGDSTVDKNKSKGLDQTGGALSLLGSVYGSGEDEDGTTENTCDFERDKCEGAAVDAAGTSASPETEQAESSSNTANKDGSISKSPVPSLKERVPVIKRNHSISTVKTATAARAKTADDLDSASNAANKSQTYVPSTAKIELPVVEPPSDLKRVIERIVEFVLKNGKQVEAVLAEQDRAHGRFPFLLPSNRYHTYYLKALQNADEGKLPGKDHQKHNSSGRAGDNTAVHEESDDLSCGSMGSDLPNDIDRKEKFKMIIGKSKKDGQDPTPKDCHSQNTVGMDAASAAAILQAATRGIKNPNLDIFTKTSSSSVHGLGGDGGYLSTFHQNLDAPIPVTKAIAETVAIAAAREADSSEAHMTKEQKLKAERLKRAKMFAAMLKSGVGALKNDLPRALSVEPPGSGLSGSDAETGNPVVKEREGSSVPFDVDNSDISKSEEKHSIDDSDKSQKSEEKHAVDDIERRSKRKYRSRSSRHEEEEEEEEEEEEEKREDVRDHKRSRKKHRSHRSSHTSRDRDRDGRKHKRRHSSSKDKYSYRGAKHGISDDEHQHSSHHHKYDSSSDEKHRSSRRRQREDSMSDHEHKHSRRHKHETSSEDERRHRSRHTKHKSRSHVERESELEEGEVMKSDKSQQASEVERASREPSASLSNANHGPEISDVSDELRAKIRAMLAANL
- the LOC130733085 gene encoding uncharacterized protein LOC130733085 isoform X6 is translated as MQPPSDKVHQIISRTATFVRKHGSQSEIILRVKQGDNPTFGFLMPDHHLHPYFRFLVDHQELLKANIDDGDSTVDKNKSKGLDQTGGALSLLGSVYGSGEDEDGTTENTCDFERDKCEGAAVDAAGTSASPETEQAESSSNTANKDGSISKSPVPSLKERVPVIKRNHSISTVKTATAARAKTADDLDSASNAANKSQTYVPSTAKIELPVVEPPSDLKRVIERIVEFVLKNGKQVEAVLAEQDRAHGRFPFLLPSNRYHTYYLKALQNADEGKLPGKDHQKHNSSGRAGDNTAVHEESDDLSCGSMGSDLPNDIDRKEKFKMIIGKSKKDGQDPTPKDCHSQNTVGMDAASAAAILQAATRGIKNPNLDIFTKTSSSSVHGLGGDGGYLSTFHQNLDAPIPVTKAIAETVAIAAAREADSSEAHMTKEQKLKAERLKRAKMFAAMLKSGVGALKNDLPRALSVEPPGSGLSGSDAETGNPVVKEREGSSVPFDVDNSDISKSEEKHSIDDSDKSQKSEEKHAVDDIERRSKRKYRSRSSRHEEEEEEEEEEEEEKREDVRDHKRSRKKHRSHRSSHTSRDRDRDGRKHKRRHSSSKDKYSYRGAKHGISDDEHQHSSHHHKYDSSSDEKHRSSRRRQREDSMSDHEHKHSRRHKHETSSEDERRHRSRHTKHKSRSHVERESELEEGEVMKSDKSQQASEVERASREPSASLSNANHGPEISDVSDELRAKIRAMLAANL
- the LOC130733085 gene encoding uncharacterized protein LOC130733085 isoform X5, coding for MIIQVYPPSDKVHQIISRTATFVRKHGSQSEIILRVKQGDNPTFGFLMPDHHLHPYFRFLVDHQELLKANIDDGDSTVDKNKSKGLDQTGGALSLLGSVYGSGEDEDGTTENTCDFERDKCEGAAVDAAGTSASPETEQAESSSNTANKDGSISKSPVPSLKERVPVIKRNHSISTVKTATAARAKTADDLDSASNAANKSQTYVPSTAKIELPVVEPPSDLKRVIERIVEFVLKNGKQVEAVLAEQDRAHGRFPFLLPSNRYHTYYLKALQNADEGKLPGKDHQKHNSSGRAGDNTAVHEESDDLSCGSMGSDLPNDIDRKEKFKMIIGKSKKDGQDPTPKDCHSQNTVGMDAASAAAILQAATRGIKNPNLDIFTKTSSSSVHGLGGDGGYLSTFHQNLDAPIPVTKAIAETVAIAAAREADSSEAHMTKEQKLKAERLKRAKMFAAMLKSGVGALKNDLPRALSVEPPGSGLSGSDAETGNPVVKEREGSSVPFDVDNSDISKSEEKHSIDDSDKSQKSEEKHAVDDIERRSKRKYRSRSSRHEEEEEEEEEEEEEKREDVRDHKRSRKKHRSHRSSHTSRDRDRDGRKHKRRHSSSKDKYSYRGAKHGISDDEHQHSSHHHKYDSSSDEKHRSSRRRQREDSMSDHEHKHSRRHKHETSSEDERRHRSRHTKHKSRSHVERESELEEGEVMKSDKSQQASEVERASREPSASLSNANHGPEISDVSDELRAKIRAMLAANL